Part of the Pseudobacteriovorax antillogorgiicola genome is shown below.
ACGAAACTATGGCGATCTTCCTAGAAGACCCATCCAGTATTTTGCGTACTTTCGCTTTGCAGGGAATAGTTGATCTGGCTGTCACCTATCCCAAGTTCATTGTCAGCGCCAAACACCATATTGAAGCTGCACTTAGCAAGGGAACAAAAGCAATGCAGGCTCGGGCTCGCAAACTGGCTAAAACTGTGGATCTAGCGGAACGCTATGCAAGCAATCCGAGCTTTCGGCTTCATCAAGACATTATTACTTGCAAGGCCTGCAAAGATCTGCCTTTAGGCCCCAAGCCTGTGGTTCGACTGACGGCGGCTGCCCGAATTAAAATAGTAGGGCAAGCTCCAGGAATTCGCGTTCATGAAACAGGAATTCCTTGGAACGATCCTAGTGGTGAGCGGCTTAGGGATTGGTTGGGTGTTGGTCGTGCGGAATTTTACGATCCTAAAATCTTCGCCTTGGTTCCTATGGGGTTTTGTTATCCTGGAACGGGACCAAGCGGAGACCTACCTCCAAAACCAATCTGTGCTGAACTTTGGCAAAGTAAAATCGAAAGCAATTTGAAGAAAGTTGAACTAACTATGGCTATTGGCAACTATGCGCAAAACTATCTCTTGCCAGAGCCGAAACGTTCGTTGACGGAAAGGGTTAAGCATTGGCAGGATTACTTTCCCAGTGTGGTGCCGCTACCGCATCCCTCCCCCCGTAATAATCGTTGGCTCAATAATCACCCCTGGTTTGAAAGTGAATTGCTGCCAGAACTTCGAGATTTGCTGGCAAAAATTATTAGGGGCTCCTGACATTCGAAATATTACTGGCAGGTTTGACTAAAATGATAAAACAAGGCAAGGAGCGAGTTTAGCACCGTTCTTAAGAGCAGTTCCAACAGACTTGCCGACGTGTCCCCCGACGATGACCCTCCCTGTAGCTTCACTGAACGCTTCCCAACCCTGAGGGCAAGCTTGTAAATTAAAAGCCCCAATTGTCCCACTGGGAAAACTAGTTTTCAACATCTGCTCTATGATCAAGATTTGAAAAATCAATAAAAAAATCACTCAAACTAAAATTAGTGGCTCGACTTTGAACCACAAATTTCAAATCTGACGTTTTAACTATTGAAGCAAACTCCATTCATAGTCTATCGTTAGAAGCGTTATCCTCTTTTCATAATATCCCCTCCTGACTGCTTTATAACCCAGGGCCCGGCAATCGTCGAATGACTTCTTGTGGCGTGAATATGCTAGATTGGCTAAGGAAAGGTCCATCCGACGGCTAGACCAATATCCTTCTGTGTCTGATCTGCAACGGAAGATCTTAGATCCCGATACTCGCCCCATAGATAAGTGCTGGGAACCCAAGCCATGTCTGGATCGATCAAAAAGCTAACATAAGCTGAACTTCCATGGCGAACGCGAAAAGACGAGGCGAAAGAGGACATGTAATAATGGAGACGAAAAGAGCTCGATAGAAACCAAGCAGGAATATGGTACCGGACGCCAGAGGCCAGGAAATTTTGACTAACAGGGTCAATGATTAGACGAGTGGCATCTAGGGCCGACAGATAAGGGGTTTCCTTGGATCCCAAGGCTGTCACCAAGGACAGGGAGCCCCAGTAGTGCCAGTCTCTCTGGGCGATCCAGTTATGGACTCTAACCTTATTTGATTCGAACGGCCTGGTATCGTCAGTTTCGAAACGATGTTCTTGGATATCAATAATTAGCTTATCCGAAAACTGCCGCCCCCGACGATTCAGTTGAATCCGAACCCCGACATTAAGCCGAGACAGTAGGGTTGAGGTCGATCCATCGGCACTTTCCACCAAGTCAATTCGTGAGTAACCAACTGTTGGAGCCAGTAGCCACGACATGGGGCCAACCCGCCCTCCCTGGCAACCCGAGCACGCATCCGAGCTATTCATCGCCCCAGTTGCGGGGAGACTAGGACTACTTGAGATCGGGTTTCGATTCTTCGCATGGGGGACCCAGATCGAGTCTCCTGCTAGAATCAGATCAGGATCTTTAATGTTGCCGTTTTTAGCTGTAACGCTATCCTTAAATTTTTGAAAGCTTTTTGAATGCATCCCGTGCTGAACAAGGTCTTTGAAGATATCATAAAGGGTCATATCTTGGAATATATGATACCGATACCACTTCTCTCCGGCCACAGCCTCATCAGAAGGACTCAAGAAACCGACCAATGCCAATGTTAAAAGAAACTTTTTCATACCCTGCCATCGGGAGGTCCTATTCGATCTGAAGCAGGTATTTTAATT
Proteins encoded:
- a CDS encoding uracil-DNA glycosylase family protein; the encoded protein is MVRGQSIVRILSNPDRRTVQGVDQAVRLIRVSPDRIEELIDCVFHQESVVAMRAADALEKINRSHPYLLKPYKKRILTIPKKQACKEARWHWCQVVPGLDLTDKQAQAVYETMAIFLEDPSSILRTFALQGIVDLAVTYPKFIVSAKHHIEAALSKGTKAMQARARKLAKTVDLAERYASNPSFRLHQDIITCKACKDLPLGPKPVVRLTAAARIKIVGQAPGIRVHETGIPWNDPSGERLRDWLGVGRAEFYDPKIFALVPMGFCYPGTGPSGDLPPKPICAELWQSKIESNLKKVELTMAIGNYAQNYLLPEPKRSLTERVKHWQDYFPSVVPLPHPSPRNNRWLNNHPWFESELLPELRDLLAKIIRGS